From the genome of Streptomyces sp. NBC_01260, one region includes:
- a CDS encoding ATP-binding protein has translation MGKQSRAHMKYDIAAPEPAGMVASLSSLGYSLPAAVADLVDNSIAVEARTIDVEFTWAGADSWMAVVDDGWGMTVKELVTAMTVAARGPATPRSATDLGRFGVGLKSASFSQARQLTVSSSKAGGQWHTRTWDLDVVEQSGQWRLLHGADTDTAVVLDRLRRDADHGTIVLWRRLNGYHAADVSTGDERTQRQFYAEAARTESHLGMVFARFLTGARRRDLRIRGNAVRPWDPFLRHHPSVQPLQPEELPLSGGLVRVEAFILPGAHRLTSEEYDQAAGPEGWLDQQGFYVYRRNRLILAGDWLGQRGMRREEKYNLARIAVDIPAETDAEWSVDVRKSSVVPPVALRTHLNRIARKARATAADVLRYRGQVAARTHGDPLSYAWLVRRSEDKVTCKINRSHPLVQAAIRPGGNSSTDVRALIRLLEETIPVTALRVMHETDSSDDPEPFGGPGPADDSAVEVAQRIYESLVTGGRSPAAAKERLRTMPPFDQLQGFWSR, from the coding sequence TTGGGGAAGCAGAGCCGGGCACACATGAAGTACGACATCGCCGCCCCCGAACCTGCCGGAATGGTGGCCTCGCTCAGCTCTCTGGGTTACTCGTTGCCGGCCGCCGTAGCCGACCTTGTGGACAACAGCATCGCGGTCGAGGCCCGGACCATCGACGTGGAGTTCACCTGGGCCGGAGCCGACTCGTGGATGGCGGTGGTCGACGATGGCTGGGGCATGACCGTCAAGGAACTTGTCACCGCCATGACGGTGGCCGCCCGCGGTCCCGCGACTCCACGGTCAGCCACCGATCTGGGTCGGTTCGGCGTCGGCCTCAAGTCCGCCTCGTTCTCCCAGGCCAGACAGCTCACCGTGAGTTCGTCCAAAGCCGGCGGACAGTGGCACACGCGAACCTGGGACCTGGACGTCGTCGAACAGTCCGGACAGTGGCGGCTGCTCCACGGCGCGGACACCGACACCGCTGTCGTGCTGGACCGGCTCCGCAGGGATGCCGACCACGGCACGATCGTCCTCTGGCGGAGGCTCAACGGATACCACGCCGCCGACGTCAGCACCGGTGACGAGCGAACCCAGAGACAGTTCTACGCCGAGGCGGCGCGCACCGAGTCGCACCTCGGTATGGTCTTCGCCCGGTTCCTCACCGGTGCCCGGCGTCGTGACCTGAGGATCCGAGGCAACGCGGTGAGACCGTGGGACCCCTTCCTGCGTCACCACCCGTCGGTGCAACCCCTCCAGCCGGAGGAACTCCCACTGAGCGGCGGTCTGGTGAGGGTCGAGGCGTTCATCCTCCCAGGTGCCCACCGCCTCACTTCGGAGGAGTACGACCAGGCTGCCGGCCCTGAAGGGTGGCTTGATCAGCAGGGCTTCTACGTGTATCGACGTAACCGACTGATCCTGGCCGGTGACTGGCTGGGGCAACGTGGGATGCGCCGTGAGGAGAAATACAACCTTGCACGTATCGCCGTCGACATCCCGGCCGAGACGGACGCCGAGTGGAGCGTCGACGTGAGGAAGTCGAGCGTCGTCCCGCCCGTCGCGCTCCGGACGCATCTCAACCGCATCGCGCGTAAGGCCCGGGCGACCGCGGCGGACGTGCTCCGGTACCGGGGGCAGGTTGCCGCGCGCACTCACGGCGACCCTCTCTCGTACGCGTGGCTCGTACGCCGCTCCGAGGACAAGGTCACCTGCAAGATCAACCGTAGCCACCCACTGGTTCAGGCTGCCATACGGCCGGGTGGAAACAGCAGTACGGACGTGCGCGCCTTGATCCGTCTCCTCGAGGAGACGATCCCCGTCACCGCGCTGCGGGTGATGCACGAGACCGACAGCAGCGACGATCCGGAACCGTTCGGAGGCCCGGGCCCGGCCGACGACTCGGCGGTCGAGGTCGCGCAGCGCATCTACGAGTCCCTGGTCACGGGCGGCCGTTCGCCGGCCGCGGCCAAGGAACGTCTTCGGACCATGCCGCCCTTCGATCAACTGCAAGGCTTCTGGAGTAGGTGA
- a CDS encoding Z1 domain-containing protein, protein MSDFPDDPMAKARRLVLSFLPQDRQPKSEEIHNAVNSIYGMLAAQGAPVDRDQLVKEIEALTVVFQERSLALTEHEGHEPWLPEAKNDRDWDFWERYRRYLEDVVSLPPGVVRRLDQSSDDVLSQLEDPRRTGPWRRRGLVIGQVQSGKTGQYIGLTAKAVDAGYRFVVVLAGIHNDLRSQTQLRIDEGLLGFDTQNQSRSDENGRSRAIGVGRMPLVKKLKIASPTNSGEKGDFGLATAKAINFPLGDFPVVLVVKKHYKILEYVRQWVLDVHGVEDENGAKVISDLPLFVIDDEADNASINTVRDPEADPTKTNAAIRKLMKSFDKSAYVGYTATPFANIYIDPEADNSEAGEDLFPASFIRSLPSPSNYLGPERVFGLQVEDEDEADVQALPLVRHVDDSDAWLPSSHKSGDAPTGDLPDSLREAILSFVLTCAARRARAQTKVHNSMLVHVTRFTAVQHLVQEQVLDYRHLIEDMMRDRYGKGPQIREEFRALWERDFIPTTGCFEPEQAERLTWEQVSDQILPALRKIQVKTVNGSSKDALDYYDNRRSGLSVIAIGGQKLSRGLTLEGLTVSYYLRPSKTYDTLLQMGRWFGYRPGYEDLCRLYTMPSLEDAYVEVTAATDELRREVEEMATLGLTPTQFGLKVRSSSLKLTVTARNKMRNSTKVTLSYSGEGPETVIFKLAKSTVEHNFQALETLIHRMDAIAEPVPAETPNGKVRWNGVPAEIISEFLSTYETDRMAQRVRPRLIAKYVDQCTKVGELGSWTVCLVGSTRSELPPHEIAGHTVGLVKRGSLNPKYRAEGRYTIRRVLSPPDEMIGLDPDQKDAARKAAERAAKEKETPKTPAGPYIRRQRRTDQGLLLVYPIAVPDASEAGQPTPLVGFQLSFPHSEYQSKTEYEANSVWLQEDIYTKDEEDDA, encoded by the coding sequence ATGAGCGACTTTCCCGACGACCCGATGGCCAAGGCCAGGCGCCTGGTTCTCAGTTTCCTGCCCCAGGATCGGCAGCCCAAGTCCGAGGAGATCCACAACGCGGTCAACAGCATCTACGGCATGCTGGCTGCGCAGGGTGCGCCCGTTGACCGGGATCAGCTGGTCAAGGAGATCGAGGCCCTGACAGTGGTGTTCCAGGAGCGTTCCCTCGCCCTCACCGAGCACGAGGGGCACGAACCCTGGCTGCCCGAAGCGAAGAACGATCGAGACTGGGACTTCTGGGAGCGCTACCGCAGGTACCTCGAGGACGTCGTCAGCCTTCCACCCGGGGTCGTACGTCGGCTGGACCAGAGCTCGGACGACGTACTGAGCCAGCTGGAGGATCCACGCCGTACCGGACCGTGGCGTCGCAGAGGCCTGGTCATCGGCCAGGTGCAGTCCGGAAAGACCGGGCAGTACATCGGGCTCACGGCGAAGGCGGTGGACGCCGGATACCGTTTTGTCGTGGTGCTCGCGGGTATCCACAACGACCTCCGAAGCCAGACACAGCTACGGATCGACGAGGGGCTCTTGGGCTTCGACACCCAGAACCAGAGCCGATCGGACGAGAACGGGCGGTCTCGCGCCATAGGCGTGGGCAGGATGCCGTTGGTGAAGAAACTCAAAATCGCCTCACCCACCAACAGCGGTGAGAAGGGGGACTTCGGTCTGGCGACGGCGAAGGCGATCAACTTTCCCCTTGGGGACTTCCCCGTAGTTCTCGTCGTCAAGAAGCACTACAAGATCCTCGAATACGTACGCCAGTGGGTGCTGGACGTGCACGGCGTCGAGGACGAGAACGGCGCCAAGGTCATCAGCGACCTGCCTCTGTTCGTCATCGACGACGAAGCCGACAACGCCTCCATCAACACCGTGCGTGACCCGGAGGCTGACCCGACCAAGACCAACGCGGCCATCCGGAAGCTCATGAAGAGCTTCGACAAGTCGGCCTACGTGGGCTACACGGCCACGCCGTTCGCCAACATCTACATCGACCCCGAGGCAGACAACTCGGAGGCGGGCGAGGACCTCTTCCCCGCCAGCTTCATCCGCAGCCTGCCGTCCCCGTCGAACTACCTCGGTCCCGAGCGGGTTTTCGGACTCCAGGTGGAGGACGAGGACGAGGCCGACGTTCAGGCCCTCCCGCTCGTTCGGCACGTGGACGACAGTGACGCCTGGCTCCCCTCCAGTCACAAGTCGGGCGACGCTCCCACCGGAGACCTCCCTGACTCCCTACGTGAAGCGATCCTCTCGTTCGTGCTCACCTGCGCCGCTCGCCGGGCCCGGGCGCAGACGAAGGTCCACAACTCGATGCTGGTGCACGTAACCCGTTTCACCGCCGTCCAGCACCTGGTGCAGGAGCAGGTGCTGGACTACCGGCACCTCATCGAGGACATGATGCGAGATCGCTACGGAAAGGGGCCGCAGATCCGTGAGGAGTTCCGCGCCCTCTGGGAGCGGGACTTCATCCCCACCACGGGCTGCTTCGAACCCGAGCAGGCCGAGCGCCTGACCTGGGAGCAGGTTTCCGACCAGATCCTTCCGGCTCTTCGGAAGATCCAGGTCAAGACCGTGAACGGTTCCTCCAAAGACGCACTCGACTACTACGACAACCGCAGGAGCGGCCTTTCGGTGATCGCCATCGGAGGGCAGAAACTCTCCCGAGGTCTCACTCTGGAGGGCCTGACGGTCAGCTACTACCTGCGGCCGTCGAAGACGTACGACACGCTGTTGCAGATGGGCCGGTGGTTCGGGTACCGCCCCGGTTACGAGGACCTGTGCCGCCTCTACACCATGCCGTCCCTCGAGGACGCCTACGTGGAGGTCACGGCCGCCACGGACGAACTACGCAGGGAGGTCGAGGAGATGGCGACGCTCGGACTCACTCCGACGCAGTTCGGCCTGAAGGTGCGGTCCTCCTCTCTCAAACTTACCGTGACCGCACGCAACAAGATGCGGAACAGCACGAAGGTCACACTGAGTTACTCCGGTGAGGGGCCGGAAACCGTGATCTTCAAGCTCGCCAAGAGCACCGTCGAGCACAACTTCCAGGCCCTGGAAACGCTCATTCACCGCATGGACGCGATTGCCGAGCCAGTTCCGGCTGAGACGCCGAACGGCAAGGTCAGGTGGAACGGTGTGCCGGCAGAGATCATCTCCGAGTTCCTGAGCACCTACGAGACCGACCGTATGGCCCAGCGCGTCCGGCCGAGGCTGATCGCGAAGTACGTGGATCAGTGCACGAAGGTCGGAGAGCTCGGCAGTTGGACGGTCTGTCTGGTCGGCAGCACGAGGTCAGAGCTGCCACCTCACGAAATCGCCGGGCACACGGTCGGCCTCGTTAAGCGTGGGTCGCTCAACCCCAAGTACAGGGCCGAGGGCCGTTACACGATCCGCAGGGTACTCAGCCCGCCGGACGAGATGATCGGCCTCGACCCCGACCAGAAGGATGCGGCCCGCAAAGCCGCTGAGCGGGCGGCGAAGGAGAAAGAGACGCCCAAGACGCCAGCCGGGCCGTACATCCGACGACAGCGGCGCACCGACCAGGGGCTGCTGCTCGTCTACCCCATCGCGGTGCCGGACGCCTCCGAGGCCGGCCAGCCGACGCCGCTCGTGGGATTCCAGCTGAGCTTTCCGCACTCCGAGTACCAGTCCAAGACCGAGTACGAGGCCAACTCCGTCTGGCTGCAGGAGGACATCTACACCAAGGACGAGGAGGACGACGCGTGA